ATCCTTGATCAGCGCCTTGTTTTTCCGCTGCGCGGCGATTACCCGGTCCAGTTTCCGGAGCTGGGCCAGGCCGAGGGCGCCCTGCAGTTCGTTCATCCGGTAGTTGAAGCCGAGAATCGTCCGCCCGTCCAGCGCCCGGCTGACCGGCGAGAGATGATCGTGGCCGTGGTCGTGGTACCATTCGGCGCGATGGTAAAGATCGACATCATTGGTGATGACCATCCCCCCCTCGCCGGTCGTGATCGTCTTGTAATGGTCGAAGCTGAAAGACCCCATGTTCCCGAATGTCCCCAGTTTCTTCCCCTTGAAACTTGCCCCCAGGGCCTGGGCCGTATCTTCGAGAACAAGCAGTTTGTGTTTTTTGGCGACCTTTACGATCCGGTCGATCCGGGCCGGGGCGCCGCACATGTGAACCGGGATTACCGCCTTCGTCCGGGGCGTAATTTTATTGGGAATATCGTCGGGATCGAGGTTCAGCGTCTCGTCAATATCGCCCATCACCGGGATGGCGCCGACCTCGAGCACCGCCTCGTAGGTCGCCATGAATGTGAACGCCGGACAGATCACCTCGTCCCCCGGCCCCACGTCGAGGGCGGTGAGCGCAATCTTCAGCGCCGCCGATCCGGACGTCACCCCCAGGGCGTACTTCACGCCGCTGTATTTCGCAAAGGCCTTCTCAAAATCGCGCACCTTCCAGAAATCGTTGCGTTCCTTGTCGAAGCCATAACGGGCAAAAACGCCCGTGCCGAGAACATCCATCACCTCTTTTATCTCTTCCTTGCCAATCAGTTCCGCTCCTGCCATTTTGCGTCTCCTCCAGTCTCAATTAAGCGCCCTCAATTACGTTTTTCAACATATCAAGCGGCGCGTCAGCTCATCTTTATTCGTGACACTCCTGATAGATTCCGATCATGTCCTCTTCTGTCATCCGGCAGGGGTTGTTAGCAAGGGGCCGGGCAACCGTCAGGGCCGCCTGGGCAAGCAGCGGGAAATCCTCTTCGGGGACATTGAGATCCTGAAGCGTGGTCGTTACGCCGCAGTCCTCAATCAAGGCCTCGACCGCCTCAACGCACAGATAGGCCGCCTCCCGCAGCGGCAGTTCATCAACTATTTCCCCCATCACCTCGGCGACATCAACGAATTTCTCCAGCGCCCCGGGCAGGTTGAAGGCCAGCACCTTCGGCAGAATGATCGTATTGGCAAGGCCGTGGGA
The nucleotide sequence above comes from Syntrophobacterales bacterium. Encoded proteins:
- a CDS encoding DegT/DnrJ/EryC1/StrS family aminotransferase; amino-acid sequence: MAGAELIGKEEIKEVMDVLGTGVFARYGFDKERNDFWKVRDFEKAFAKYSGVKYALGVTSGSAALKIALTALDVGPGDEVICPAFTFMATYEAVLEVGAIPVMGDIDETLNLDPDDIPNKITPRTKAVIPVHMCGAPARIDRIVKVAKKHKLLVLEDTAQALGASFKGKKLGTFGNMGSFSFDHYKTITTGEGGMVITNDVDLYHRAEWYHDHGHDHLSPVSRALDGRTILGFNYRMNELQGALGLAQLRKLDRVIAAQRKNKALIKDVLAAVPGMGFRLLPDPEGDSATFLGFNLPAEKQTRAFQAALKAEGLDTVLWKDNFWHYVPNWEHFLAKSTANSKKQPFSDPRNKKTTYSRKQIPRAEELLGRTLFMGVSVKLPAAKMKSIRKAIENAAKKI